A stretch of the Neofelis nebulosa isolate mNeoNeb1 chromosome 1, mNeoNeb1.pri, whole genome shotgun sequence genome encodes the following:
- the SPRY2 gene encoding protein sprouty homolog 2, translated as MEARAQSGSGSQSLLQTPRDGGRQRGEPDPRDALTQQVHVLSLDQIRAIRNTNEYTEGPTVVPRPGLKPAPRPSTQHKHERLHGLPEHRQPPRLQHPQVHSSARASLSRSISTVSSGSRSSTRTSTSSSSSEQRLLGPSFSSGPVADGIIRVQPKSELKPGELKPLSKEDLGLHAYRCEDCGKCKCKECTYPRPLPSDWICDKQCLCSAQNVIDYGTCVCCVKGLFYHCSNDDEDNCADNPCSCSQSHCCTRWSAMGVMSLFLPCLWCYLPAKGCLKLCQGCYDRVNRPGCRCKNSNTVCCKVPTVPPRNFEKPT; from the coding sequence ATGGAGGCCAGAGCTCAGAGTGGCAGCGGGTCGCAGTCCTTGCTGCAGACACCCCGTGACGGTGGCAGGCAGCGAGGGGAGCCCGACCCCAGAGATGCCCTCACCCAGCAGGTACACGTGTTGTCTCTGGATCAGATCAGAGCCATCCGAAACACCAATGAGTACACAGAGGGGCCTACTGTGGTCCCGAGACCTGGGCTCAAGCCTGCTCCTCGCCCCTCCACTCAGCACAAACACGAGAGGCTCCATGGTCTGCCCGAGCACCGCCAGCCCCCCAGGCTCCAGCACCCACAGGTCCATTCTTCCGCACGAGCCTCTTTGTCCAGATCCATCAGCACAGTCAGTTCGGGGTCTCGGAGCAGTACGAGGACAAGTACCAGCAGCAGTTCCTCTGAACAGAGACTGTTGGGACCATCTTTCTCCTCGGGACCCGTCGCTGATGGGATAATCCGCGTGCAGCCCAAATCAGAGCTCAAGCCAGGTGAGCTTAAGCCACTGAGCAAGGAAGATTTGGGCCTGCACGCCTACAGGTGTGAGGACTGTGGCAAGTGCAAGTGTAAGGAGTGCACCTATCCTAGGCCTCTGCCATCAGACTGGATCTGCGACAAGCAGTGCCTTTGCTCAGCCCAAAACGTGATTGACTATGGGACTTGCGTGTGCTGTGTGAAAGGTCTCTTCTATCACTGTTCTAATGATGACGAGGATAACTGTGCGGACAACCCGTGTTCTTGCAGCCAGTCTCACTGTTGTACACGCTGGTCTGCCATGGGCGTCATGTCCCTCTTTTTGCCTTGTTTATGGTGTTACCTTCCAGCCAAGGGTTGCCTTAAATTGTGCCAGGGGTGTTATGACCGGGTTAACCGGCCTGGATGCCGCTGTAAAAACTCAAACACGGTTTGCTGCAAAGTTCCCACTGTCCCACCCAGGAACTTTGAAAAACCAACATAG